The genomic stretch AATTCTCTGCATCATTAATAATGTAACCGAAAGTTTTTTTAGTAGAATGTGGCGCAATAGTAAGTGCAATTTAAAATTTTGAACATTTTATTTTGAAATGTTGAGTTATGctagaaaaataaataattggTTGTACCTTCTCTGGATTGGCTACAAATATTCTTGATAAAAGATGTCTGCACTCTTGATTTATGCGGACATAGTTTGGAATAGAATAGTGGACGCTAAGAATTCGCTGTCAAAATTATCCAAAAACAAATTAATAAATTTCATGATTGGTTATGTATATAACACCAGGACACTTTATAGAAAATAAAGTATTAATTAGTTTACTAACCTGAAGTGTTTTTCTAAAGTTTCTTGGATCTTCTGGATCTTCAAAAGGATAAGCACCAACAAGCATCACATACAAAGTCACCCCACAAGACCAAACATCTGCAATCTAATCATTCTTAAGGATAAGAACATAACATATTGTTGACTAAATTTTAGTTCCAAATGAATAAGTTTATTATTTGATTATTACGTTAGTTAATAGTTACCTTTCCATCATATTCTCTTCTTGATAAGACCTCTGGTGCGATATAAGCCGGGGTTCCGACAGTTGATTTTGGTTGGGAGTGCAGAACAGATGACTGAAAAACAAATGCAGAACATATCAAAATATCGCCTAATTAACAATAATCTGATGAAATCATGTATGCTTCGCTTCATTCAGAAGATGTGTCTAGTATCTGACACGTAACAATGTGTATGTCAAACACCAAcaattttttctattttcttaaATTACTACCAGTATAGTATCACTCTTATCAGTGTTAATGTTGTGTCTGTGTTTCGGATGAAACAATATGTTAAATGAAATTTAAGTGATAACATAATTAGTTCTTGCCTTCGAGTAACCAAAGTCGCATATTTTGAGCCGTGGTGCCGAGCTTCCATCTAAAAGTGTGTTTTCGAGCTTAAGATCTCTATGGCAAATTTCCTGCAAGAAAATCATAGCTTTCTTGTTGAGCTAAAATTATGAGATAGAAACAAACAGAATCAGATTGGTCAAGAATGGCAGGTACCATTGAATGGCAATAGCTAACTCCAGAAATCAACTGCTGGAAGAAATATCTTGCCTATATGCAAGTAGAAGAAAAAATTATGATTAAGTTATCTAGAATGTGAAAATTGAAATACTAATGTACATGtaacattaaaaaaaacataaagaaaCAAACTGTTGCATACAAAAAATGAAAAGTTTGTCTAAAATATGTCACTGTTACTATTGAACTTTGTTGGAAACATGACATCAACTTGCCACTAACTAATGTATATATTGCATGAAATCTTCATTACTGTTTTTTCAATCTAAAACTAAAACAGTTAATTAACATAATGACTTATTGTAAAAATCACAATCATAATCAGGAACAAAACATTATGTAATTACCTCGTCCTCACTGAATCTACCAGCACTACATATTCTTTCAAACAGTTCACCCCCAGCAGCGTATTCCATCACTATTGCTAAATGAGTTGAAGTGAGCAACACCTGCAATTAATGGACATTTCAAAGATTCTTGAAATTTCTTTCAATGAAAAATCGAAAAACGTTAAAGATGATACAGAATATTGAGATGCATCAAGGACCTAACAAAAATGGTAGTACCTCTTTAAATCTAACAATATTGGGATGTTTCAAGGACCTGTGATTTATAATCTCCCTTTGCACGTGCTCATCAATCTATGAAATTGAACAAAACATCATTAATAAATTGAACACGAAAAACATAAAAAGGGAAGAAAAGTGTAACCTTGAAGCCTCTTTCAATGAACTTAACAGCATATAACTCGCCACTCCATTTTTCTCTGACAAGCTTTGCAACACCAAAGTTTCCTGATCCAATATCTTTAATTATCTCATATTTTTCCATGGTTAAGCTTGAATTCTATATATTGATGATAGTTAACAAAGGGTAATTGGATATGTGAAAGGTATGATTGAAGGATCTTATTGTTGTAGTTGTACTAGTTGTTTGCGTGCACAGAATATAGCTTCTTTATTATGGTTTTCAAATTCCAATGTGCAAAGGTTTGGTTAAAAATATGATTGGGTTTTAGATGCCCTTTATTGCAAGTTATAAGTACGACAATTACAACTAGACTATCAATGATATGTCTTCTGACACTTCACTTGGGATCTCATATTTTGTATGCACACAAACTTTCATTTTTAGCtatcaaattaattaataatttatCTATCTCAAAACAAGATTCAATTGGAGAGTCCAAGTGTCAATGAGCTAAAGATTCAAGATTCAATATATCTTGACACCACGTATCcataaattttttttttaaggCAATGGGGTATGGTATGAGTCATTTCTCTAATATATTCAACATTTCTGTCATTTTTTGTCGATGTGCATGAGACTTAATCATTCATACTTGAATCCAAACAATTTATCTCATAAGTGTGAGTCACCTACCATCACTAGCCTTAATCTATACTAGGGTCCCATTTTCACCCCTCCATCGAGTCTAACCATGACCCTGATACTAATTATTATAACAACAACCAGTATAGAAGATTAAAGATAAACAAAAGTACAAGACAATGAATACGATTGATTTTTATTAACGTATTTTGACCAATGATACATACCTCTACAACCATATAGCAGCTATAGTTCCCTTTATTTATGTCTTATGAATTAGTTAAGATTCTAGTGTTAtaacctctctctctctctctctctctatatatatatatatatatatatatatatatatatatatatatatatatatatatatatatatatgtttcAATTTCCTAAACCTTAATTACCAGTTTTCCTCAATAAATAGTTAGCTCTACCCATAATTATCTCAACAATATGAGTCATACTTAAATTGTTTTGTTCAGGAACTAGAAATGGATGTAGTTAGTGAACTGATGATCTTGAACCGATGATGTTGATCTCTGTCACGGTGACGCACTGTGGACCTGCATGGTTAACACTCTAACGCACAAGTCAGTTCAAGATTCAAGATGAGTATAGTGAAAAGCAGAGATCAGAGAATGCACATTGCTTTTCGTGTGAACTTGATTTATACCTTGGGTCAAGTGGAGTGAATTTGAGATGAATTGAGCCTCAACTATTTGGTCCTTTGGCCAGTCAATAACAGTTTCCCCCAAGACTTTGGTAGGCACTAAGTGATTCGGGGAAGCCTTTAATCATTTTGGCCGACCTTCAGGATATTTTACGGTGTGAGTTAGAACTGAAACGCTTGGAGTCAGTTGAAAAAGTAGTAGGGAACAAGCACACAATATACATTTCCATCATTAAAATGTTCCATTGGCTTCTTCTGACGTGTGTGATGACATGAAAAGTTAGGGCATGACACGGATTATAGTGCATTTCAGTGCACTCGAGTTTGCTTGTATTCCCAATGGGAAATCCATCCATTGATCTCAGGACTACTTTCCTTCTTTGATATAACTTGTTCATTTGTCTCCGTCTATAAATAGGAAGAGTTGCGTGTTTTAGATTTTTTTGGCAATCTTTGGAATTCAAGCTTAATCATATTTACTTCGTTATCAAACGCCTTTATCTCTTCATTTATGAGTGTTAATTAGAACGATTGTAGTTCCTTAACCAAAATCTATGTCATTCTTCATTTAAACTGCTTCATCCCTATCACATAATCATGTACCTACCTTAACTAAAGATTTTATCTTCAACATTTTCTTTTTTAAGTCAAGATGAGTGAGAGTACCGTTAAACTAATGAATGATTATGAGAGCGAAACTTCTTTTAATGGAGGAATTGATGTGTCTCTTGATTCCCATCTCCCTCAACTTATTCACGATTGCATGAGCTCAGAAGTGATATCCTTATCTGATGATTCTAATTCAGAAAGGTATATGGGGATTCCATTTAGGAAGGAGCTTTTTCATCTGATTCATTAGAATCCCTTTTATCAAATGTAGGCGAAGAGGTGAATCGTATTGAGGTGCATATGCCCCCTCCCGTTTTAACCGAGGAGGAAATACAAGCCACCTAGAGGATGAGAGAATATGCTAAAAGTATCATCTAGCTTTGTCGGATAACCAATAATTGTGACCCCAGCCACGCTGAAGTGAAGGTCCACTTGGATCATTGAGGTTAGCCAAATGCAACATCTTGGATCACGCTCAACAAAAATTCTAAGATCGACCATTTAGCCTATAAAGGATTGACATTAATAGAGTCGACCGACACAATGAATTATATGTGATATGTACCATGCCTATTCTGAATACAAAGTCAATAATAGAGGTTGATAGCATCGTGTCCAGCAACCCTCAAGAATGGTCAGTTTTTCTAGTGGGCCTGAAGAAGAGGATATGCAGTTCTTTTGACGACTGTGTGGCCCTGCTCTACGAGTGCCTATTCACAAGGATATGACTACAATTGTATTTCTCCAACTTTGAAGTGTCCATCCTAAAGTATTTAAAGGTTTCTCCTTCTCAACTTCATCCAAGGTCCTGGGCTTTTATGAAAGTATTTCAGCTGTGTGTTGAGCATAAGTCTCGGGAGCCCTCGCTCAGTATGTTTTTCAATATATTTTACCTAGTCCGTACTTCTTAGGATGACTACCACGACCAAGGACTCATTAGTTTCCATACGGACGATCCTTGGTTCGAACATTTCACTCAGGACCGAGGTAATTTCCTAGAGCGTTTTTTATTGGTGCAGCCTTATGCACCAGAAGCCCGTCTCACTTTTTGCTACTCCCCTGCTGACTCTCCTTGCTTTTGCAAAGGCATGTTTCTGAAGTATTGGTCTTCATCTCACTTCCTACAGGATGTCCTTTCCTATTGTACCAAACTAGAGCTTATTTCCCTTGGTGATGCAGCTACGAAGGAAGACCTGCATTCTTGGTTTCATGGGGTTGACTACGAGGAAGGGTTCAGACCCTATGAAATGCCTCATACCGAGGTGAATACGAGTTTAATTTATACTTACGCCATTGTGAGTGCGATTAATCGAGAAGAAAgaaaatggatttttggtgagGACGGAGCCTTAgagtttttgtttttgtttttttattgaCATGTGTGATTGTGTTTTGCAAATAACATGGATAAATTGCAGATGTTCTATGATCTCTCATGTGCTCAAGGAATCAAGGCTTGCTCTTCTAGTCGGGTTATGACGTCTTCCCCCTAAACCATTGTTCCTACTCCAACCACTGAGATCATTATTGTTGTCATCAAGGTCGAACAACTTGTTACTGCTGCGACCACTTTAACTATGGAGGAGGAGAAACCCTCTTACCCCATTTCAACTCCCAAATAGACTCGTATTTCTGGGGACGATGATTAAGGGGAGACAACTCCTTTTATGTGCATGCCTGACATTTTCTCGTCTCGACTTTCTCAAACTCCTGAAAAGGATGCTACTATAGTATCGATGTTAGACTTGTCCTTTGTTTAAAATATTTTAGAGGTAGATAAGATGGGGCTTGTATGTGAGGTTACCCATATCATGTATTGGGCTACATCTTTATTCTCTCTTGTCACTACTAGCAGGGGAGACATCCTGGCTCTTGGAAACTCTTCCAAGGAGAGGGAGACTTGGAAAGGGAAATGTGAAGCTATGAAGCATATACATTATGTTCTTCAGCCGGAGTTTGTTGATTTACAAGAGAAGACCAAGCTTGTATACTCTTTGCAAGAGGAGGATAAGCTCCATGGCTCCCCTTCTACTCTGGATAACGGGATAACAAAAAATTGGAGGCTCCTCTTAAGGTGGAGGAGAAACAGTGTTAGAATGCTTTTGATGTTGTTAGTGATATGACCCGTCGTGCAAAGAAGGATCCGAAAAATATCCGACAGGAGATCGAGGCACATGTAAAGGATCTAAAGACTCTTGAAGATGAAGTTTCTAGCTAAAAGGTGACGCTCCATGATTCCTATCAATGGGATATGCAAACTGTGCACGACGTTCATGATCAGGCCGTGAAACATGCCAAAAGATTTATCCCACAACTATGATTCTTGTGAACGGGTTAAACCCCCTTCCAGGCTACCCTTGAGGTGGATCCAGATAATGATCTTAGTACCTCGACTTCAGGTGCTTCGGCTTAAATTCTCCCATCCTATtatttattgttttattttcttgtaaTATTTTTCCAGGCCATTGTGCCTTGAACATAAtaattaatatttataaaatatttttacCTTAGTGATTTGTGCATTTTTTTAACTTTGAGTTATGTATTTGGATTCCTTTATTGGCTGTAAGGTTGCACTTTTGGTTGTTCAGGAATTGTTGCATCGTCGGGGTTTGCTTGGCATCCCTGCAATCTAAAGTTTGTGGACCATCGGGGTGTTGTCAGCATTCACCATTGAGTTACGAGTTTTCGTCTTGGCAGCTGCGAATGGTCGGCTACTTAGGGTGTGGGAACCTTGATTGCTTTCTTTCAAGATGGAAATAGGTGTCCCGTTTCAACGAAGTACTTGATGTGTTTTTCAAACTTTTCTAACAACGGTCTTTGTGATTTGCGGCTTAGCGCATTAAATAAAGTGAGTTGCCATTTTTGGTGGCCATGTCTTCTACGCTGTATTTAGAATTTGTTTTCGTCTTGTATTTGGCGTTCACTTTAGTAGCATGTCAACTTGTGCGTTGTATTGAGTGTGTTGCTTGTGTTCCTCGTGGTGAGACTCATAATTTGTAGGATCAATGAGATACATTCATATCTTTGTACTGTGCTCTGTGTCATCAAGGATATTCTCTGAACAAATTAGGATCCCCATCAGTGGCCCTCAAGTTTGGCTCAGATTGAGGTGGACATCTACAGTATCCACCGCCTAACACCCTTGGATTGGCTAGATCCGAATGAGGGTGTGATAACTACGCAAAAATGCATGTAACCTATATCAGATACGCATAAATGTGTGTAGTCATTATCATCACTACCTTTAGCACTCtaaaaaagagataaaaaagAAAGCATACGGTAAAGGAAGAAAAGAAAAGATAGACAAATATTTATACTCATATGAGGCAAATTTGTTACAGTGAAA from Lathyrus oleraceus cultivar Zhongwan6 chromosome 7, CAAS_Psat_ZW6_1.0, whole genome shotgun sequence encodes the following:
- the LOC127106141 gene encoding serine/threonine-protein kinase SAPK2 isoform X1 — encoded protein: MEKYEIIKDIGSGNFGVAKLVREKWSGELYAVKFIERGFKIDEHVQREIINHRSLKHPNIVRFKEVLLTSTHLAIVMEYAAGGELFERICSAGRFSEDEARYFFQQLISGVSYCHSMEICHRDLKLENTLLDGSSAPRLKICDFGYSKSSVLHSQPKSTVGTPAYIAPEVLSRREYDGKIADVWSCGVTLYVMLVGAYPFEDPEDPRNFRKTLQRILSVHYSIPNYVRINQECRHLLSRIFVANPEKRITIPEIKMHPWFLKNLPLEFTEGENNNLQIDENNSSSQSIEETLSIIQEARKAGDGPKVGEQFVGGSMDLDDLDADADIDDIETSGDFVCAL
- the LOC127106141 gene encoding serine/threonine-protein kinase SAPK2 isoform X2, whose amino-acid sequence is MEKYEIIKDIGSGNFGVAKLVREKWSGELYAIDEHVQREIINHRSLKHPNIVRFKEVLLTSTHLAIVMEYAAGGELFERICSAGRFSEDEARYFFQQLISGVSYCHSMEICHRDLKLENTLLDGSSAPRLKICDFGYSKSSVLHSQPKSTVGTPAYIAPEVLSRREYDGKIADVWSCGVTLYVMLVGAYPFEDPEDPRNFRKTLQRILSVHYSIPNYVRINQECRHLLSRIFVANPEKRITIPEIKMHPWFLKNLPLEFTEGENNNLQIDENNSSSQSIEETLSIIQEARKAGDGPKVGEQFVGGSMDLDDLDADADIDDIETSGDFVCAL